A segment of the Prochlorococcus marinus CUG1438 genome:
AAATAATTGGCAGTTAAATTTATCATTTTCTATCTTTGAATAATTAGGTTTCATGAAAGTATTACCTGGTAAAACAACTTTAAATTGGTCAGAGTGCAAATCTTATGAGGATATATTGTTTCACACATCAGATGAGGGAATTGCGAGAATTGCAATTAATCGGCCTGAGAAAAGAAATGCATTTAGGCCACAAACTGTAGATGAACTCATTAACGCATTTAATACCGTAAGAAATGATGAAACTATTGGCGTAGTTCTTTTTACAGGTGCAGGACCTGATAAAAAAGGTATTTATTCTTTTTGCTCTGGAGGTGATCAGAGTGTAAGGGGTGAGAATGGATATAAAAATGATGAAGGGAAGCAGAGATTAAATGTACTTGAACTTCAAAGATTAATAAGAAGTTTGCCTAAAGTGGTTATTGCCTTAGTTCCTGGTTTTGCAATTGGAGGAGGGCAGGTACTACATTTAATTTGTGATCTTAGTATCGCCTCTGAAAATGCAATATTTGGTCAAACAGGTCCAAGAGTTGGTAGCTTTGATGCGGGTTTTGGATCTAGTTATTTGGCAAGACTTGTTGGACAAAGAAAAGCAAAAGAAATTTGGTTTTTATGTAGAAAATATAATTCCAAGGAAGCTCTTAAGATGGGCTTGATAAATGCAATTACAAAGATTGAAGAATTAGAAGCTGAGGGTGTAATCTGGGCTAGAGAGATTTTACGAAATAGTCCAACTGCTATTCGTATTCTTAAAGCCTCATTCAATGCGGAGAATGATGGGATTGCAGGTATTCAAGAATTATCTGGATACACAACTCAATTATTCTATTCGACTGAAGAAGCTCAAGAAGGTAGAGATGCCTTTCTTGAAAAGCGTCCACCAGACTTTTCTGACTATAAGTGGACACCCTAGTTTATTTTTCAAAAGAACTTTTTTAAATAATTATCAATGAGAATTCTTCTTGCCGCTGCTGAATGTGCTCCAATGATCAAAGTTGGAGGTATGGGAGATGTGGTTGGTTCGTTACCTCCATCTTTGATAAAACTTGGTCACGATGTAAGGGTAATAATTCCAGGGTATGGAAAATTATGGAGTCTTTTAGAGGTATCTAATGAACCAGTCTTTAGAGCAAATACGATGGGCACTGATTTCGCAGTATATGAAGCAAAACATCCAATTCATAATTTTGTGATTTACCTCGTGGGTCATCCAACATTTGACTCTGACCAAATATATGGAGGCGAAAATGAGGACTGGCGCTTTACATTTTTTGCTAGTGCTACTGCTGAATTTGCTTGGAATTGTTGGAAGCCTCAAGTTCTTCATTGCCATGATTGGCACACTGGAATGATTCCTGTATGGATGCATCAGGACCCCGAAATTAGTACTGTCTTCACAATTCATAATTTAAAATACCA
Coding sequences within it:
- the menB gene encoding 1,4-dihydroxy-2-naphthoyl-CoA synthase, giving the protein MKVLPGKTTLNWSECKSYEDILFHTSDEGIARIAINRPEKRNAFRPQTVDELINAFNTVRNDETIGVVLFTGAGPDKKGIYSFCSGGDQSVRGENGYKNDEGKQRLNVLELQRLIRSLPKVVIALVPGFAIGGGQVLHLICDLSIASENAIFGQTGPRVGSFDAGFGSSYLARLVGQRKAKEIWFLCRKYNSKEALKMGLINAITKIEELEAEGVIWAREILRNSPTAIRILKASFNAENDGIAGIQELSGYTTQLFYSTEEAQEGRDAFLEKRPPDFSDYKWTP